DNA sequence from the Treponema sp. OMZ 838 genome:
ACTGCTGAGCCGATACGCACTTTCGAACGAGAACCAATCGAGTATGTTTTTTTTCAGCACTTCTTTTTTCGCAACCAATTCTTCCTGGAACGCGGTGTCCGATGCCTTATATTCAAGAAAAGGCTTGAGGATAACAGTGATCGGCGGATTATCGGCTGTAACGGCACGGAGCTGACCAAGGTCACCATACAACGCATATTCCTTAGGAGGAATATAGACGGCGCCCGCATTCGATTCTTCATCCTGCCGGCCGGAAGCCCGTTCTTTTGTCTTTTTGACAACAGCGATAACCGTTCCGACTACA
Encoded proteins:
- a CDS encoding flagellar basal body-associated protein FliL produces the protein MSVYPSDKLFKLLRGIIIILITVIVVGTVIAVVKKTKERASGRQDEESNAGAVYIPPKEYALYGDLGQLRAVTADNPPITVILKPFLEYKASDTAFQEELVAKKEVLKKNILDWFSFESAYRLSSELPQDIKRALMERINKQLVLGQIHNIYFEEFVILY